One Tamlana carrageenivorans genomic region harbors:
- the greA gene encoding transcription elongation factor GreA has translation MSKASYYTPEGLKKLRDELRQLKDVERVKASKAIAEARDKGDLSENAEYDAAKEAQGMLEMRISKLEDALAGARVIDESQMDTSKVLVLSKVKIKNQTNGMEMNYTLVADGEANLASGKISVNSPIGKGLLGKSVGDVAEIQVPNGVMKFDIIEISR, from the coding sequence ATGAGTAAAGCATCGTACTATACACCTGAGGGATTAAAAAAATTAAGAGATGAATTAAGGCAACTTAAAGATGTTGAGCGTGTAAAAGCATCAAAAGCGATAGCTGAAGCAAGAGATAAAGGAGATTTAAGTGAAAATGCCGAATATGATGCAGCTAAGGAAGCACAAGGCATGTTAGAAATGCGAATTTCCAAGTTAGAGGATGCTTTAGCAGGAGCACGTGTTATTGATGAATCGCAAATGGATACATCTAAAGTGTTAGTGCTTTCTAAAGTGAAAATTAAGAACCAAACCAATGGTATGGAAATGAACTATACCTTAGTTGCCGATGGTGAAGCGAATTTAGCTTCAGGAAAAATTTCTGTAAATTCACCCATAGGTAAAGGCTTATTAGGAAAATCTGTTGGAGATGTTGCCGAAATTCAAGTGCCAAACGGGGTAATGAAATTCGATA
- a CDS encoding IS4 family transposase, whose product MINITLFSQIITKLEKSRFNKLVRFHNTDKHQKGFDSWSHLVSMLFCQFANSQSVRDISNGLRSATGNLNHLGMLAAPSKSTISYQNKHRSWELFRDYYYVLLESLGQQAGMKRTNFKIKSKIFLLDATVISLCLSLFDWAKYKTKKGAVKMHTLLDYDGHLPAYVNITDGKTADNKGAYDIPLLKGSVIVADRFYNDFDLLKIWDSNGVNFVVRHKDNIQFKSVKELELPENRHQHVLKDEIIELTGAKTKEKYPKRLRRVALWDDKNGQTIEVITNQKSWTANTITELYKARWEVEIFFRDIKQQLHIKSFIGTSQNAVMIQIWTALITILILKALKTQAKHPWYLSNLVAFIRLNLFVKVNLHKWLDNPFAKEQPPPNKHIQGVLF is encoded by the coding sequence ATGATAAATATAACGCTGTTTTCTCAAATAATCACAAAATTAGAAAAGTCAAGGTTCAATAAATTAGTCAGGTTTCATAACACAGATAAACATCAAAAAGGATTTGACAGTTGGTCTCACTTAGTATCGATGTTGTTTTGTCAATTTGCGAACAGTCAATCTGTTAGAGATATCAGCAACGGATTGCGTTCAGCAACAGGAAACCTGAATCATTTAGGCATGTTAGCAGCGCCTTCAAAATCTACTATAAGCTACCAAAATAAACATCGAAGCTGGGAGCTTTTCAGAGACTACTATTATGTATTATTAGAGAGTTTAGGACAGCAAGCAGGAATGAAGCGTACTAATTTCAAAATAAAGTCCAAAATATTTTTATTAGATGCAACCGTGATAAGTCTTTGTTTAAGTTTGTTTGATTGGGCAAAATACAAGACTAAAAAAGGAGCTGTAAAAATGCACACCTTGCTTGATTATGATGGTCATTTACCAGCTTATGTAAATATTACAGATGGCAAAACAGCGGATAATAAAGGGGCTTACGACATCCCGCTTTTAAAAGGAAGTGTTATTGTTGCTGATCGGTTTTACAACGATTTTGATTTACTAAAGATTTGGGACAGCAACGGAGTCAATTTTGTAGTCAGACATAAAGACAATATTCAATTTAAATCAGTCAAAGAGTTAGAATTGCCAGAAAACAGGCATCAACACGTTCTAAAAGATGAAATCATTGAATTAACAGGCGCTAAGACAAAAGAGAAATATCCCAAAAGACTTCGCAGGGTTGCCTTGTGGGATGATAAAAATGGACAAACTATTGAGGTTATTACCAATCAGAAGTCTTGGACAGCAAACACTATTACGGAGCTTTATAAGGCTAGATGGGAAGTGGAAATATTTTTTAGAGACATCAAACAGCAATTACACATCAAGTCTTTCATTGGAACTAGTCAAAATGCGGTTATGATACAGATCTGGACGGCATTAATTACCATTCTCATTTTAAAAGCGCTAAAAACACAAGCAAAGCATCCTTGGTATTTATCTAATTTAGTAGCCTTTATTAGATTAAATCTTTTTGTGAAAGTAAATTTACATAAATGGCTAGATAATCCGTTTGCAAAAGAACAACCACCACCCAATAAGCACATACAAGGGGTTCTTTTTTGA